The following proteins come from a genomic window of Rutidosis leptorrhynchoides isolate AG116_Rl617_1_P2 chromosome 10, CSIRO_AGI_Rlap_v1, whole genome shotgun sequence:
- the LOC139870008 gene encoding uncharacterized protein: MSNKLSMCAILESHVNVSKLTGVCSYVFPNWQWTSNNNVCQKGTRIILGWDPGIVNVMVLSSSEQVMHCQVIFVHDNSHIFISYIYAANYYSDRRKLWNELTLHHRYVRDFPWVLMGDFNSSLHLDDSTSGSSKITISMRKFRECIDSIQVTDLNHMGLHFTWNQKPKASSGILKKIDRVMVNDAFLTSHVNAYALFQPYRISDHSPAILKIPAGNMVRRKHFRFSNYIVYKDQFQSCVKEGWDMHVEGHSMFQLVKKL, translated from the coding sequence ATGAGTAATAAGTTGTCGATGTGTGCCATTCTGGAGTCCCATGTTAATGTTAGTAAACTGACAGGGGTGTGCTCTTATGTTTTTCCTAATTGGCAATGGACGTCGAATAATAATGTTTGTCAAAAAGGTACACGTATAATTCTTGGTTGGGACCCGGGAATTGTAAATGTTATGGTGCTTTCATCTTCTGAACAAGTTATGCACTGCCAGGTTATATTTGTGCATGATAACTCGCACATTTTTATTTCATACATATATGCTGCTAATTACTATAGTGACCGGCGCAAATTATGGAACGAGTTGACGCTTCACCATAGGTATGTAAGAGATTTCCCATGGGTGCTTATGGGAGATTTTAATTCTTCCTTGCATTTAGATGATTCGACCTCGGGATCTTCTAAGATAACGATATCTATGAGAAAATTTCGAGAATGTATTGATAGCATTCAGGTGACTGATCTAAACCATATGGGCCTCCATTTCACGTGGAATCAAAAGCCAAAGGCGAGTAGTGGTATCCTAAAGAAGATTGATAGAGTCATGGTGAATGATGCGTTTCTCACATCTCACGTAAATGCTTATGCATTATTTCAGCCATACCGAATTTCGGACCACAGTCCTGCTATCCTTAAGATTCCTGCAGGTAATATGGTTAGACGTAAGCACTTCCGTTTCAGCAACTATATTGTGTATAAGGACCAATTTCAAAGTTGTGTCAAAGAGGGTTGGGATATGCATGTAGAAGGTCACTCGATGTTCCAACTGGTTAAAAAATTGTGA